A window from Planifilum fulgidum encodes these proteins:
- a CDS encoding peptide ABC transporter substrate-binding protein: MKRRLSAFAMLILLAASLAGCGTFLGDTFNGDGEKQVLNLVEKAEPINLDTAKLIDDSSVKIATNVLEGLMRLGPDNRPEPGMAADFPEISKDKKTYTFKLRDAKWSDGRPVTAHDFEYAWKRALNPQTKSAYAFILYPIDGAEEYHTGKGRAEDVGVKALDDRTLQVRLKEPIPYFLSLTSFITYSPQRKDIVEKYGDDYAKDADKMVYNGPFVMSDWKHQHSYQFVKNKHYWDRENVHLDVVNVRIVPDAEEAMGMYVSNQADVVMLNNDLIDAFKDTKEFVSANSGTIYFLRFNTNFSIFGNKKIRQAFSLSVDREELIAKGLKDDVPAGGMVPPLVMGHEGYFRDHAKEYVKYEPEKAKILLQEGMRELGIDTLPAIELLVYDDDRKHIALTLKEQLKKVLGVEIRINPLPQKQKMEMEERGKFQLSFFRWTGDYNDPMTFLDMWHSKNALNFGRWSNGRYDELIERSRGNADFKKREKDLIQAEKILVEEAGAVPLYYEKEAFLQKTYVKNLVRHPVGAKYTLKWVRIEGKP; this comes from the coding sequence GTGAAGAGAAGGTTGTCCGCTTTTGCCATGCTGATTTTGCTCGCGGCATCGCTTGCGGGATGCGGCACTTTTCTGGGAGACACCTTTAACGGCGACGGCGAAAAACAGGTGCTCAACTTGGTGGAAAAGGCGGAACCGATCAACCTGGACACGGCCAAGCTGATCGACGACAGCTCGGTGAAAATTGCGACCAATGTGCTGGAGGGCCTGATGCGCCTGGGTCCGGACAACCGGCCGGAACCGGGGATGGCCGCCGATTTTCCGGAGATCAGCAAGGATAAAAAAACCTATACCTTCAAGCTGAGGGATGCGAAATGGAGCGACGGTCGGCCGGTGACGGCCCACGATTTCGAATATGCCTGGAAACGGGCGCTCAATCCCCAAACCAAGTCGGCCTACGCCTTTATCCTGTATCCGATTGATGGGGCGGAAGAATACCACACGGGCAAGGGGCGGGCGGAGGATGTGGGGGTCAAGGCCCTTGACGACAGGACCCTCCAGGTCCGGCTGAAGGAGCCCATTCCCTATTTTCTCAGTCTCACTTCCTTCATCACCTATTCTCCTCAGCGAAAGGATATTGTGGAAAAATATGGGGACGACTACGCCAAGGATGCGGACAAGATGGTCTACAACGGGCCCTTTGTGATGTCGGACTGGAAGCATCAGCACAGTTACCAGTTTGTCAAAAACAAGCATTACTGGGACCGGGAAAACGTCCACCTCGACGTGGTGAACGTCCGGATCGTCCCCGATGCGGAAGAAGCGATGGGGATGTACGTTTCCAATCAGGCGGACGTGGTGATGCTGAACAACGATCTGATCGACGCCTTCAAAGACACCAAGGAGTTCGTCTCGGCCAACAGCGGAACCATCTATTTCCTCCGGTTCAACACGAACTTTTCGATCTTCGGCAACAAAAAAATCCGCCAAGCCTTCAGCCTGTCGGTGGATCGGGAGGAGCTGATCGCAAAGGGGTTGAAGGACGATGTGCCCGCAGGGGGCATGGTGCCCCCGCTCGTGATGGGGCACGAGGGGTATTTCCGGGATCATGCGAAGGAATACGTGAAATATGAGCCGGAAAAAGCCAAAATTCTGCTGCAGGAGGGGATGAGGGAACTGGGTATCGATACCCTCCCGGCCATCGAGCTGCTCGTCTATGACGATGACCGGAAACATATCGCCCTCACCCTGAAGGAGCAATTGAAAAAGGTCCTCGGCGTGGAGATCCGGATCAATCCCCTTCCGCAAAAACAGAAAATGGAAATGGAGGAGCGGGGAAAATTCCAGCTTTCCTTCTTTCGGTGGACGGGGGATTACAACGATCCGATGACCTTCCTCGACATGTGGCATTCCAAAAACGCCCTCAACTTCGGCCGGTGGAGCAACGGGCGGTATGACGAACTGATCGAACGGTCCCGCGGAAACGCCGACTTCAAAAAACGGGAGAAGGACCTGATTCAGGCGGAGAAAATCCTGGTGGAGGAGGCGGGGGCGGTTCCCCTATATTACGAAAAGGAAGCGTTCCTTCAAAAGACTTACGTCAAGAATCTGGTCCGCCATCCGGTCGGGGCCAAGTACACCCTGAAGTGGGTCCGCATCGAAGGGAAGCCCTGA